A single Drosophila ananassae strain 14024-0371.13 chromosome 3L, ASM1763931v2, whole genome shotgun sequence DNA region contains:
- the LOC6494315 gene encoding Na(+)/H(+) exchange regulatory cofactor NHE-RF1: MSTPTSPKTPTPPTLPPGVTKTCHIVKRPDFDGYGFNLHSEKVKPGQFIGKVDAGSPAEAAGLKEGDRILEVNGVSIGSETHKQVVARIKAIANDVRLLLIDVDGKAIETPSPPPAAAAASCNGNGNANQNGYEGTKQEMPGASANISSISMVSTKRSSNASSIQSGSTVNASDLDVVDRGLPATPPVVAPLPVPAQNGSKPSSPINNNTLMSTPPPPSATMAGLNNNGSVYNTNGNGTNGMTTPTTPPSATGGNRAGSLNLPLTAAEMRAKLASKKKYDPKNETVDLKKKFDIIQKL; this comes from the coding sequence ATGTCCACGCCGACTTCCCCCAAGACACCCACACCGCCCACTCTGCCGCCGGGAGTGACCAAGACCTGCCACATTGTCAAGAGGCCCGACTTTGATGGCTACGGATTCAACTTGCACTCGGAGAAGGTCAAGCCCGGACAGTTCATAGGCAAAGTGGATGCTGGCTCCCCGGCAGAGGCAGCGGGTTTGAAGGAGGGCGACCGCATCCTGGAGGTCAACGGAGTGTCCATTGGCAGCGAGACGCACAAGCAGGTGGTGGCCAGGATCAAGGCGATCGCCAATGACGTCCGCCTGCTCCTGATTGACGTGGACGGAAAGGCCATAGAGACGCCGTCACccccgccagcagcagcagccgcctcctgcaacggaaacggaaatgcgAACCAGAACGGATACGAGGGCACCAAGCAGGAGATGCCCGGAGCGAGTGCCAACATAAGCAGCATCAGCATGGTGAGCACCAAGCGATCCTCAAACGCCAGCAGCATCCAGAGTGGCAGCACCGTGAATGCCTCCGACCTGGATGTGGTGGACAGGGGACTGCCGGCAACTCCCCCCGTGGTGGCGCCCCTGCCTGTGCCGGCTCAGAACGGAAGCAAACCCTCGTCGCccatcaacaacaacacccTGATGAGCACACCGCCGCCGCCATCTGCCACCATGGCCGGATTGAACAACAACGGAAGTGTCTACAACACCAACGGCAATGGCACAAATGGCATGACCACACCCACTACGCCTCCCTCGGCGACAGGCGGAAACCGGGCGGGCAGCCTGAACTTGCCACTGACCGCCGCCGAAATGCGGGCCAAGTTGGCCTCCAAGAAGAAGTACGATCCCAAGAACGAGACCGTGGACCTCAAGAAGAAGTTTGACATTATCCAGAAGCTCTGA